One genomic region from Cellulomonas hominis encodes:
- the rplR gene encoding 50S ribosomal protein L18 produces the protein MAISIIGKGKFKARKRRHLRLRKKVAGTAARPRLVVTRSNRNLVAQVVDDAVGRTLVSASTLEADLRGAEGDKTAKARRVGELIAERAKAAGIDAVVFDRGGNKYHGRVAAVADAAREGGLAL, from the coding sequence ATGGCGATCAGCATCATCGGTAAGGGCAAGTTCAAGGCCCGCAAGCGCCGCCACCTCCGGCTGCGCAAGAAGGTCGCCGGCACCGCCGCGCGTCCGCGCCTGGTCGTCACCCGGTCGAACCGCAACCTCGTCGCGCAGGTCGTCGACGACGCCGTGGGCCGCACCCTGGTCTCCGCCTCGACCCTCGAGGCGGACCTGCGGGGCGCCGAGGGCGACAAGACGGCCAAGGCCCGTCGCGTCGGCGAGCTGATCGCCGAGCGCGCCAAGGCGGCCGGCATCGACGCGGTGGTCTTCGACCGCGGCGGCAACAAGTACCACGGGCGTGTGGCCGCAGTGGCCGACGCCGCCCGCGAGGGCGGTCTGGCGCTGTGA
- the rplO gene encoding 50S ribosomal protein L15, which yields MAEKETEKVDQAAAAAPKATRAKKATATESAAAEKPAAKKPATRTTKAKAEAAAEEKPAAKAKAAPAKAAKAEKPAEEVGAGGTLKVHHLRPAPGAKTAKTRVGRGEASKGKTAGRGTKGTKARYQVPDRFEGGQMPLHMRLPKLRGFKNPFRVEYQVVNLDKLSALYPQGGDVTVADLVAKGAVRKGAPVKVLGTGELTVKLSVAVDAYSGSAKEKILAAGGSVAQD from the coding sequence ATGGCGGAGAAGGAGACCGAGAAGGTCGACCAGGCCGCTGCCGCGGCTCCGAAGGCCACGCGGGCGAAGAAGGCGACGGCGACCGAGTCGGCCGCCGCCGAGAAGCCCGCCGCCAAGAAGCCCGCCACCCGCACCACCAAGGCCAAGGCCGAGGCGGCTGCGGAGGAGAAGCCGGCCGCCAAGGCCAAGGCTGCTCCGGCGAAGGCCGCCAAGGCCGAGAAGCCCGCCGAGGAGGTGGGCGCGGGCGGCACCCTCAAGGTGCACCACCTGCGTCCGGCTCCGGGCGCCAAGACCGCCAAGACCCGCGTGGGTCGTGGTGAGGCGTCCAAGGGCAAGACGGCCGGCCGCGGTACCAAGGGCACCAAGGCCCGGTACCAGGTGCCGGACCGCTTCGAGGGCGGGCAGATGCCGCTGCACATGCGGCTGCCCAAGCTCCGCGGCTTCAAGAACCCGTTCCGGGTCGAGTACCAGGTCGTGAACCTGGACAAGCTGTCGGCGCTGTACCCGCAGGGCGGCGACGTCACCGTCGCCGACCTCGTCGCGAAGGGTGCCGTCCGCAAGGGCGCCCCGGTCAAGGTGCTCGGCACCGGCGAGCTCACGGTCAAGCTGTCCGTGGCCGTGGACGCGTACTCCGGTTCCGCCAAGGAGAAGATCCTGGCGGCCGGCGGCAGCGTCGCGCAGGACTGA
- the rplP gene encoding 50S ribosomal protein L16, with amino-acid sequence MLIPRRLKHRKQHHPGRSGAATGGTSIAFGDFGIQALEPAYVTNRQIEAARIAMTRHIKRGGKVWINIYPDRPLTKKPAETRMGSGKGSPEWWIANVKPGRVMFELAGVPEPLAREAMRRAQHKLPMKTRFVVREGGN; translated from the coding sequence GTGCTGATCCCGCGCCGGCTGAAGCACCGCAAGCAGCACCACCCCGGGCGCTCCGGCGCCGCGACGGGTGGCACCTCGATCGCGTTCGGCGACTTCGGCATCCAGGCCCTCGAGCCCGCCTACGTCACGAACCGCCAGATCGAGGCTGCTCGTATCGCGATGACCCGCCACATCAAGCGTGGCGGCAAGGTCTGGATCAACATCTACCCGGACCGTCCGCTCACGAAGAAGCCCGCCGAGACCCGCATGGGTTCCGGTAAGGGTTCGCCCGAGTGGTGGATCGCCAACGTCAAGCCCGGCCGAGTGATGTTCGAGCTCGCCGGCGTCCCGGAGCCGCTGGCTCGCGAGGCCATGCGCCGCGCGCAGCACAAGCTCCCGATGAAGACCCGTTTCGTGGTTCGCGAGGGTGGTAACTGA
- the rplX gene encoding 50S ribosomal protein L24 — translation MAKIKKGDLVVVISGSRKDRGKQGRVLEVLTDRDRVVVEGIHRVTKHTKVGQSQRGSRTGGIETVEAPIHISNVMLVDPETKRGTRVGYRTEQVERDGRTRTVRVRVAKRSGKDI, via the coding sequence ATGGCGAAGATCAAGAAGGGCGACCTGGTGGTCGTCATCTCCGGTTCCCGCAAGGACCGGGGCAAGCAGGGTCGGGTGCTCGAGGTGCTCACGGACCGCGACCGCGTCGTGGTCGAGGGCATCCACCGGGTCACCAAGCACACCAAGGTCGGCCAGAGCCAGCGCGGCTCCCGCACCGGCGGCATCGAGACCGTCGAGGCTCCGATCCACATCAGCAACGTGATGCTGGTGGACCCGGAGACCAAGCGCGGCACCCGGGTCGGCTACCGCACCGAGCAGGTCGAGCGCGACGGCCGGACCCGCACCGTTCGGGTCCGCGTCGCCAAGCGCTCCGGTAAGGACATCTGA
- the rplB gene encoding 50S ribosomal protein L2, protein MGIRKYKPTTPGRRGASVADFVEITRSEPEKSLVRPLHKTGGRNSTGRVTMRHQGGGHKRAYRVIDFRRHDKDGVPAKVAHIEYDPNRTARIALLHYADGEKRYIIAPNKLKQGDVVENGAGADIKPGNNLPLRNIPTGTVIHAIELKPGGGAKIARSAGASVQLVAKDGPYAQLRMPSGEIRNVDLRCRATIGEVGNAEQSNINWGKAGRMRWKGKRPSVRGVAMNPIDHPHGGGEGKTSGGRHPVSPWGQPEGRTRRPNKPSDKLIVRRRRTGKKR, encoded by the coding sequence ATGGGAATCCGTAAGTACAAGCCGACGACGCCGGGGCGCCGCGGCGCGAGCGTCGCCGACTTCGTCGAGATCACGCGCTCGGAGCCGGAGAAGTCTCTGGTCCGCCCGCTGCACAAGACCGGTGGTCGCAACTCGACCGGCCGCGTCACCATGCGGCACCAGGGTGGTGGCCACAAGCGCGCCTACCGCGTGATCGACTTCCGTCGTCACGACAAGGACGGCGTGCCGGCCAAGGTCGCGCACATCGAGTACGACCCGAACCGCACCGCGCGCATCGCGCTCCTGCACTACGCGGACGGCGAGAAGCGCTACATCATCGCGCCGAACAAGCTGAAGCAGGGCGACGTCGTCGAGAACGGCGCCGGTGCCGACATCAAGCCCGGCAACAACCTGCCGCTGCGCAACATCCCGACCGGTACGGTCATCCACGCCATCGAGCTGAAGCCCGGTGGCGGCGCGAAGATCGCCCGCTCGGCCGGTGCGTCGGTGCAGCTCGTCGCGAAGGACGGCCCGTACGCGCAGCTGCGCATGCCGTCCGGCGAGATCCGCAACGTCGACCTGCGCTGCCGCGCGACGATCGGCGAGGTCGGCAACGCCGAGCAGTCGAACATCAACTGGGGCAAGGCCGGCCGCATGCGCTGGAAGGGCAAGCGCCCCTCGGTCCGCGGTGTCGCGATGAACCCGATCGACCACCCGCACGGTGGTGGTGAGGGCAAGACGTCCGGTGGTCGTCACCCGGTGAGCCCCTGGGGCCAGCCGGAGGGCCGCACGCGTCGTCCGAACAAGCCGAGCGACAAGCTCATCGTCCGTCGCCGCCGCACCGGCAAGAAGCGCTGA
- the rpsE gene encoding 30S ribosomal protein S5 codes for MAAPQRSNTGAPQGQGGGDRRDGGRRDGRRGDAAEKSAFLERVVSINRVAKVVKGGRRFSFTALVVVGDGDGTVGVGYGKAKEVPAAIAKGVEEAKKNFFRVPRIQGTIPHPIQGEAAAGVVFLRPASPGTGVIAGGPVRAVLECAGVHDILSKSLGSSNAINIVHATVAALRGLEEPAAVAARRGLPLEHVAPASLLKAQAAGRAAKAEKVGA; via the coding sequence ATGGCTGCTCCTCAGCGCAGCAACACGGGCGCTCCCCAGGGCCAGGGCGGCGGTGACCGCCGCGACGGTGGTCGTCGCGACGGCCGCCGGGGCGACGCCGCCGAGAAGAGCGCGTTCCTCGAGCGCGTCGTCTCCATCAACCGCGTGGCCAAGGTCGTCAAGGGCGGCCGCCGGTTCAGCTTCACCGCCCTGGTCGTCGTCGGTGACGGCGACGGCACGGTCGGTGTCGGCTACGGCAAGGCCAAGGAGGTGCCCGCCGCGATCGCGAAGGGTGTCGAGGAGGCGAAGAAGAACTTCTTCCGCGTCCCCCGCATCCAGGGCACCATCCCGCACCCCATCCAGGGTGAGGCCGCCGCGGGCGTCGTCTTCCTGCGTCCCGCGTCGCCGGGTACCGGTGTGATCGCCGGTGGTCCGGTGCGCGCGGTGCTGGAGTGCGCCGGCGTCCACGACATCCTGTCGAAGTCCCTCGGGTCCTCCAACGCCATCAACATCGTGCACGCCACGGTGGCGGCGCTGCGTGGCCTCGAGGAGCCGGCCGCCGTGGCCGCCCGCCGTGGTCTGCCGCTCGAGCACGTCGCCCCGGCGTCGCTGCTCAAGGCGCAGGCCGCCGGTCGTGCCGCCAAGGCGGAGAAGGTGGGTGCGTGA
- the rpsS gene encoding 30S ribosomal protein S19 — translation MPRSLKKGPFVDGHLQKKVDAQNAAGTKNVIKTWSRRSMITPDFLGHTFAVHDGRKHTPVFVTESMVGHKLGEFAPTRTFRGHEKDDRKGRRR, via the coding sequence ATGCCTCGCAGCCTGAAGAAGGGGCCCTTCGTCGACGGGCACCTGCAGAAGAAGGTCGACGCGCAGAACGCGGCCGGCACCAAGAACGTCATCAAGACCTGGTCGCGTCGTTCGATGATCACGCCGGACTTCCTGGGTCACACGTTCGCGGTGCACGACGGCCGCAAGCACACGCCGGTGTTCGTGACGGAGTCGATGGTCGGGCACAAGCTCGGCGAGTTCGCCCCGACGCGGACGTTCCGCGGCCACGAGAAGGACGACCGGAAGGGCCGTCGCCGCTGA
- the rpmC gene encoding 50S ribosomal protein L29, producing MAIGTKDLAPTELDAFDDERLVAELKKAKEELFNLRFQSATGQLESHGRLKAVRRDIARIYTILRERELGIRTAPSASE from the coding sequence ATGGCTATCGGCACCAAGGACCTGGCTCCCACCGAGCTGGACGCCTTCGACGACGAGCGCCTCGTGGCCGAGCTGAAGAAGGCCAAGGAGGAGCTGTTCAACCTGCGCTTCCAGTCGGCCACCGGTCAGCTCGAGAGCCACGGTCGCCTCAAGGCCGTGCGTCGCGACATCGCGCGGATCTACACGATCCTGCGCGAGCGCGAGCTCGGCATCCGGACCGCGCCCAGCGCGAGCGAGTGA
- the rplV gene encoding 50S ribosomal protein L22, with the protein MEAKAKARFVRVTPQKARRVVDLIRGKQAGEAVSTLKFAPQAAGETVLKVVESAIANAREGAKRAGERFDETNLYVAEAYVDEGPTLKRFRPRAQGRASQILKRTSHITVVVAERETKGRA; encoded by the coding sequence ATGGAAGCCAAGGCGAAGGCGCGGTTCGTCCGCGTCACGCCCCAGAAGGCCCGGCGCGTCGTGGACCTCATCCGTGGCAAGCAGGCCGGCGAGGCCGTGTCGACGCTGAAGTTCGCGCCGCAGGCCGCGGGTGAGACGGTCCTCAAGGTCGTCGAGTCCGCGATCGCCAACGCCCGCGAGGGCGCCAAGCGTGCCGGTGAGCGCTTCGACGAGACCAACCTGTACGTCGCCGAGGCGTACGTCGACGAGGGTCCGACCCTCAAGCGGTTCCGCCCCCGGGCGCAGGGCCGCGCGAGCCAGATCCTCAAGCGCACGAGCCACATCACGGTGGTCGTCGCCGAGCGTGAGACGAAGGGAAGGGCCTGA
- the rpsQ gene encoding 30S ribosomal protein S17 encodes MSENTNETTTAVAEARPYRKTRRGYVVSDKMQKTVVVEVEDRVKHPLYGKVIRRTSKVKVHDEAGTAGVGDLVLIMETRPLSATKRWRVVEILEKAK; translated from the coding sequence ATGAGCGAGAACACCAACGAGACCACCACCGCGGTTGCGGAGGCCCGCCCGTACCGCAAGACGCGGCGCGGCTACGTGGTCAGCGACAAGATGCAGAAGACCGTCGTGGTCGAGGTCGAGGACCGGGTCAAGCACCCGCTCTACGGCAAGGTCATCCGGCGGACCAGCAAGGTCAAGGTGCACGACGAGGCCGGCACGGCCGGCGTCGGCGACCTGGTCCTCATCATGGAGACCCGCCCGCTGTCCGCGACCAAGCGGTGGCGCGTGGTGGAGATCCTCGAGAAGGCGAAGTAA
- the rpsC gene encoding 30S ribosomal protein S3, which yields MGQKVNPLGYRLGITTDHRSRWFADSTKPGQRYRDYVREDVQIRKLMSTGLERAGIAKVEIERTRDRVRVDIHTARPGIVIGRRGAEADRIRGELEKLTGKQVQLNILEVKNAEIEAQLVAQGIAEQLASRVSFRRAMRKGMQSAQRAGAKGIRVQVSGRLGGAEMSRTEFYREGRVPLHTLRANIDYGFFEARTTFGRIGVKVWVYKGDMTERDFAREQATQAPRQSRGPRGDRGDRGGDRGPRGGGRRTERTEAPAAEAAPAAAAAETSAPETGTEA from the coding sequence GTGGGACAGAAGGTCAACCCGCTCGGGTACCGCCTGGGCATCACCACCGACCACCGGTCGCGCTGGTTCGCCGACTCGACCAAGCCGGGTCAGCGCTACCGCGACTACGTCCGCGAGGACGTGCAGATCCGCAAGCTCATGAGCACCGGTCTCGAGCGCGCGGGCATCGCCAAGGTGGAGATCGAGCGCACGCGTGACCGCGTCCGCGTCGACATCCACACGGCGCGCCCGGGCATCGTCATCGGCCGCCGTGGCGCCGAGGCGGACCGCATCCGCGGCGAGCTCGAGAAGCTCACGGGCAAGCAGGTCCAGCTGAACATCCTCGAGGTGAAGAACGCCGAGATCGAGGCCCAGCTGGTCGCCCAGGGCATCGCGGAGCAGCTCGCGTCCCGCGTGTCCTTCCGCCGTGCGATGCGCAAGGGCATGCAGTCCGCGCAGCGCGCCGGCGCCAAGGGCATCCGCGTGCAGGTCTCCGGCCGCCTCGGCGGCGCGGAGATGAGCCGCACGGAGTTCTACCGCGAGGGTCGCGTGCCGCTGCACACGCTCCGCGCGAACATCGACTACGGCTTCTTCGAGGCCCGCACGACCTTCGGCCGCATCGGCGTGAAGGTCTGGGTCTACAAGGGCGACATGACCGAGCGCGACTTCGCTCGCGAGCAGGCCACCCAGGCCCCGCGTCAGTCCCGCGGCCCCCGTGGGGACCGTGGCGACCGCGGCGGCGACCGTGGCCCGCGCGGCGGTGGCCGTCGCACCGAGCGGACCGAGGCCCCCGCGGCCGAGGCCGCCCCGGCTGCGGCCGCTGCCGAGACGTCGGCTCCCGAGACCGGAACGGAGGCCTGA
- the rpsH gene encoding 30S ribosomal protein S8: MTMTDPIADFLTRLRNANSAHHDTVTIPYSKLKSHIAEILQAEGYISGWTVEDARVGKNLVVELKYGPSRERALAGIKRVSKPGLRVYAKSTNLPKVLGGLGVAILSTSSGLLTDKQAAKKGVGGEVLAYVW; the protein is encoded by the coding sequence ATGACGATGACCGACCCGATCGCAGACTTCCTGACGCGTCTGCGCAACGCGAACTCGGCGCACCACGACACGGTGACCATCCCGTACTCGAAGCTGAAGTCGCACATCGCGGAGATCCTGCAGGCCGAGGGGTACATCTCCGGCTGGACCGTCGAGGACGCCCGCGTGGGCAAGAACCTCGTGGTCGAGCTGAAGTACGGCCCGAGCCGCGAGCGTGCGCTCGCCGGCATCAAGCGCGTGTCCAAGCCCGGTCTCCGGGTGTACGCGAAGTCCACCAACCTGCCGAAGGTCCTCGGCGGCCTGGGCGTGGCGATCCTGTCCACGTCCTCCGGCCTCCTGACCGACAAGCAGGCCGCCAAGAAGGGCGTGGGTGGGGAAGTCCTCGCCTACGTCTGGTAA
- the rplF gene encoding 50S ribosomal protein L6, which yields MSRIGRIPVTVPAGVDVDINGAVVTVKGPKGTLTHTVASPIEVARDEQGALVVTRPNDERLSRSLHGLTRTLLANLVTGVTAGYEKKLEIVGTGYRVTAKGDALEFALGFSHPVSVTPPAGITFAVESPTKFSVSGIDKQQVGEVAANIRKIRKPEPYKGKGVRYAGENVRRKVGKAGK from the coding sequence ATGTCTCGTATCGGCAGAATCCCCGTCACGGTCCCGGCCGGCGTGGATGTCGACATCAACGGCGCCGTGGTGACGGTGAAGGGCCCCAAGGGCACCCTCACGCACACCGTGGCGTCCCCCATCGAGGTCGCGCGCGACGAGCAGGGTGCCCTCGTGGTCACCCGCCCGAACGACGAGCGCCTCTCGCGCTCGCTGCACGGCCTCACCCGCACCCTCCTGGCGAACCTCGTCACCGGCGTCACCGCCGGCTACGAGAAGAAGCTCGAGATCGTCGGCACCGGTTACCGCGTGACGGCCAAGGGTGACGCGCTCGAGTTCGCGCTCGGCTTCAGCCACCCCGTGTCCGTGACGCCGCCCGCCGGCATCACCTTCGCCGTCGAGTCCCCGACCAAGTTCTCGGTCTCGGGCATCGACAAGCAGCAGGTGGGCGAGGTCGCCGCGAACATCCGCAAGATCCGCAAGCCCGAGCCGTACAAGGGCAAGGGCGTGCGCTACGCGGGCGAGAACGTCCGCCGCAAGGTCGGAAAGGCTGGTAAGTGA
- the rpmD gene encoding 50S ribosomal protein L30, translating into MARLKVTQTKSAIGGKQNQRDTLRTLGLKRIGDVVVKEDRPEIRGMVKTVTHLVAVEEVE; encoded by the coding sequence ATGGCCCGCCTCAAGGTGACCCAGACCAAGTCCGCCATCGGCGGCAAGCAGAACCAGCGCGACACGCTGCGCACCCTGGGCCTGAAGCGGATCGGCGACGTCGTCGTCAAGGAGGACCGTCCTGAGATCCGCGGCATGGTCAAGACGGTGACGCACCTCGTCGCGGTCGAGGAGGTGGAGTGA
- a CDS encoding type Z 30S ribosomal protein S14: MAKTALINKAAGKQKFAVRAYTRCQRCGRPHSVYRKFGLCRICVREMAHAGQLPGVTKSSW; the protein is encoded by the coding sequence ATGGCGAAGACCGCCCTGATCAACAAGGCCGCGGGCAAGCAGAAGTTCGCCGTGCGCGCCTACACCCGGTGCCAGCGGTGCGGCCGCCCGCACTCGGTGTACCGCAAGTTCGGCCTGTGCCGGATCTGCGTGCGCGAGATGGCCCACGCGGGCCAGCTCCCCGGTGTGACCAAGAGCAGCTGGTAA
- the rplN gene encoding 50S ribosomal protein L14: MIQQESRLRVADNTGAKEILCIRVLGGSGRRYAGIGDVIVATVKDAIPGGNVKKGDVVKAVVVRTRKERRRVDGSYIKFDENAAVILKNDGEPRGTRIFGPVGRELRDKKFMKIISLAPEVL, translated from the coding sequence ATGATTCAGCAGGAGTCGCGACTTCGGGTCGCCGACAACACGGGTGCGAAGGAGATCCTCTGCATCCGTGTGCTCGGCGGGTCCGGCCGTCGCTACGCCGGTATCGGTGACGTCATCGTCGCCACCGTCAAGGACGCCATCCCGGGCGGCAACGTCAAGAAGGGCGACGTCGTCAAGGCGGTCGTCGTGCGCACCCGCAAGGAGCGCCGGCGCGTGGACGGCTCGTACATCAAGTTCGACGAGAACGCCGCGGTGATCCTCAAGAACGACGGCGAGCCCCGTGGCACGCGCATCTTCGGCCCCGTGGGCCGCGAGCTGCGCGACAAGAAGTTCATGAAGATCATCTCGCTGGCGCCGGAGGTGCTCTGA
- the rplE gene encoding 50S ribosomal protein L5: MTATDETTRAYPVPRLKVRYNDEIRSTLREEFQHENVNQVARLVKVVVNMGVGDAAKDSKLIEGAIRDLQQITGQKPQVTKARKSIAQFKLREGMPIGAHVTLRGDRAWEFLDRLLSTALPRIRDFRGLSAKQFDGNGNYTFGLTEQSMFHEIDQDKIDRVRGMDITVVTTATTDAEGRALLKHLGFPFKED; the protein is encoded by the coding sequence ATGACCGCCACCGACGAGACGACCCGGGCGTACCCGGTCCCGCGCCTGAAGGTGCGGTACAACGACGAGATCCGCTCGACGCTCCGCGAGGAGTTCCAGCACGAGAACGTGAACCAGGTCGCGCGCCTGGTGAAGGTCGTCGTGAACATGGGTGTCGGCGACGCCGCGAAGGACTCGAAGCTGATCGAGGGCGCCATCCGCGACCTCCAGCAGATCACGGGTCAGAAGCCGCAGGTCACGAAGGCCCGCAAGTCCATCGCGCAGTTCAAGCTGCGCGAGGGCATGCCGATCGGCGCGCACGTCACGCTGCGCGGCGACCGCGCGTGGGAGTTCCTGGACCGCCTGCTGTCGACCGCGCTGCCGCGCATCCGCGACTTCCGCGGGCTCTCGGCCAAGCAGTTCGACGGCAACGGCAACTACACGTTCGGCCTGACCGAGCAGTCGATGTTCCACGAGATCGACCAGGACAAGATCGACCGGGTCCGCGGCATGGACATCACGGTGGTCACCACCGCCACGACGGATGCGGAGGGCCGGGCGCTGCTCAAGCACCTGGGCTTCCCCTTCAAGGAGGACTGA